One window of uncultured Erythrobacter sp. genomic DNA carries:
- a CDS encoding 2OG-Fe(II) oxygenase, translated as MDATGDSVSLRLARHDGLQRVPHPKIELFQTRNFVSADLCEALITLIDKDRRPSTIADSNGDDYFRTSETCDLAPTEPAVQQLEASLASLNSIDPKLGEPCQGQRYDVGQEFKPHTDYFTPNGADFEKFCATSGQRTWTFMIYLNAVEAGGATRFKVIGKTFQPEAGKLLCWNNARPDGSVNPATLHHGMKVRKGVKYVITKWYRERPWPW; from the coding sequence ATGGATGCAACCGGCGATTCTGTCTCCTTGCGGCTGGCCCGACATGACGGGTTGCAACGCGTTCCGCATCCCAAGATCGAGCTCTTTCAGACCAGGAACTTCGTCAGCGCCGACCTCTGCGAGGCGCTCATCACCCTGATCGACAAGGACCGCCGCCCCAGCACCATCGCCGACAGCAATGGCGATGATTACTTCCGCACAAGCGAGACCTGCGATCTCGCCCCCACAGAGCCAGCGGTGCAACAATTGGAAGCGAGCCTGGCCAGCCTCAACAGCATCGACCCCAAGCTGGGCGAGCCGTGTCAGGGCCAGCGCTATGATGTCGGGCAGGAGTTCAAGCCGCACACCGACTATTTCACTCCCAATGGCGCAGATTTCGAAAAGTTCTGCGCGACAAGCGGCCAGCGCACATGGACATTCATGATCTACTTGAACGCGGTCGAAGCGGGCGGCGCGACGCGGTTCAAAGTGATCGGCAAGACCTTCCAGCCCGAGGCAGGCAAACTGCTATGCTGGAACAACGCCCGGCCCGATGGCAGCGTAAACCCCGCAACGCTCCACCACGGGATGAAGGTGCGCAAGGGCGTGAAATATGTGATTACAAAGTGGTACCGGGAAAGGCCGTGGCCGTGGTGA
- a CDS encoding Glu/Leu/Phe/Val dehydrogenase dimerization domain-containing protein: MTAFWTEPDFDDHEMVHVVRDRASGLMAIIAVHSSHLGPGAGGTRFWHYPDPKDGLRDALRLSRGMSYKNAMAGLPMGGGKAVILADEARTKTHELLAAFGDAVEGLGGRYVTAEDVGISEADMVAVSKRTAHVSGLPATGNGSAGGDPGPFTSYGIYLGIKAAVQHKLGTDSMKGVHVALQGTGSVGGGVARWLAQDGARLTLADIHVDGVKALAEELGAEVVAPDAVLSTECDVLSPNALGAILDDESIAGLNTKIIAGGANNQLARARHGQVLFERGILYAPDYVINAGGIISVATEYLARRDGKPGSVDDVNALIEQIPGRLAQIWQVSEADGTSPDVVADRMAQELIGRR; this comes from the coding sequence ATGACCGCTTTCTGGACAGAGCCCGATTTTGACGATCACGAGATGGTGCACGTTGTGCGCGATCGTGCTTCGGGGCTGATGGCGATTATTGCGGTCCATTCCTCGCATCTCGGCCCCGGCGCGGGTGGCACGCGGTTTTGGCACTATCCCGATCCGAAGGACGGACTGCGCGATGCACTGCGCCTGTCGCGCGGGATGAGCTACAAGAACGCGATGGCTGGCCTGCCGATGGGCGGGGGCAAAGCCGTTATTCTGGCGGACGAAGCGCGCACAAAGACACACGAATTGCTCGCAGCATTCGGCGATGCGGTCGAAGGTCTGGGCGGGCGTTATGTGACGGCCGAAGACGTCGGTATCAGCGAGGCGGATATGGTCGCGGTGTCAAAACGAACCGCGCATGTCTCCGGCCTGCCTGCAACCGGCAATGGCAGCGCGGGAGGCGATCCCGGCCCGTTCACATCCTACGGCATCTATCTCGGCATCAAGGCGGCGGTTCAGCACAAGCTGGGCACCGATTCGATGAAAGGCGTGCATGTCGCATTGCAGGGCACTGGCAGCGTCGGCGGCGGGGTTGCAAGGTGGCTCGCCCAGGACGGCGCGCGGCTGACCTTGGCAGATATCCATGTCGACGGTGTGAAGGCGCTGGCCGAGGAACTGGGCGCTGAAGTGGTCGCGCCTGACGCGGTGCTGAGCACCGAATGCGACGTGCTCAGCCCCAATGCGCTGGGCGCGATCCTCGATGATGAGAGCATTGCGGGCCTCAACACGAAGATCATTGCGGGCGGTGCGAACAACCAGCTCGCCCGTGCGCGTCACGGTCAGGTGCTGTTCGAACGCGGTATTCTCTACGCGCCCGACTACGTTATCAATGCGGGCGGGATCATTTCGGTTGCGACTGAATACCTTGCGCGGCGCGATGGTAAGCCGGGCAGCGTGGATGACGTCAACGCGCTGATCGAGCAGATTCCGGGCCGCCTTGCGCAAATCTGGCAGGTGAGCGAGGCGGATGGAACATCGCCTGACGTGGTTGCCGACCGGATGGCGCAAGAGCTTATCGGGCGCCGCTAA
- the ccmC gene encoding heme ABC transporter permease CcmC, producing MHIYANPKRFLTLASWLTPLLFWSGLVLTLGALAWGMFMVPPDRLMGETVRILFVHVPAAWLGMGGWAGLAIASAMLLIWKHPLSGIAARAIALPGMVFCALCLITGSIWGRPTWGTWWEWDGRLTSMLVLLFLYGGYIALAQASAREGGSYRIPAIFGLVGAINVPIINRSVVWWNSLHQPPSLTAGKSAIDGVYLWPLLVSVFGFSLLFGGIVLMRMRALIAEQQVEARLRRRALEDDTVNPAATVQAETV from the coding sequence TTGCATATTTACGCCAATCCAAAGCGCTTTCTGACGCTCGCCAGCTGGCTGACCCCGCTCCTGTTCTGGAGCGGGCTGGTGCTGACGCTTGGCGCGCTGGCGTGGGGCATGTTCATGGTACCGCCCGACCGCTTGATGGGTGAGACGGTGCGCATCCTGTTCGTCCATGTGCCCGCCGCTTGGCTTGGCATGGGCGGCTGGGCCGGACTTGCGATTGCGAGCGCGATGCTGCTGATCTGGAAACACCCGCTGTCAGGCATTGCCGCGCGCGCGATTGCGCTGCCGGGCATGGTGTTCTGCGCGCTCTGCCTCATCACCGGCTCGATCTGGGGCCGCCCGACCTGGGGCACATGGTGGGAGTGGGATGGCAGGCTCACCAGCATGCTCGTCCTCCTATTCCTCTATGGCGGATATATCGCGCTGGCACAGGCCTCTGCACGCGAAGGTGGCTCGTATCGGATTCCCGCGATCTTCGGGCTTGTCGGCGCGATCAATGTGCCGATCATCAATCGCAGCGTGGTGTGGTGGAACTCGCTCCACCAGCCGCCTAGCCTGACTGCGGGTAAGAGCGCGATTGATGGCGTGTATCTGTGGCCGCTGCTGGTGTCGGTGTTCGGTTTCTCGCTGCTGTTTGGCGGCATAGTGCTGATGCGGATGCGCGCGCTGATTGCCGAACAACAGGTCGAGGCGCGCCTGCGCCGCCGCGCGCTTGAGGATGACACTGTGAACCCCGCTGCAACCGTGCAAGCGGAGACAGTATGA
- the ccmD gene encoding heme exporter protein CcmD, with amino-acid sequence MMRESLDPWPFVYGVYAVGLIGLALLIIWSYRAMRRAEKRREELKRK; translated from the coding sequence ATGATGCGCGAATCTCTCGACCCTTGGCCCTTTGTCTACGGTGTCTATGCCGTTGGTCTGATCGGCCTCGCGCTGCTGATCATATGGAGCTATCGCGCGATGCGTCGCGCAGAAAAGCGCCGTGAGGAATTGAAGCGCAAATGA
- the ccmE gene encoding cytochrome c maturation protein CcmE translates to MKAKHQRMTLVILALIAIVAAGLIAAWALRNQANYFYLPEQMAAEPPAVGQAVRLGGMVQAGSIETQPDGITVKFVVTGNEDSSIPVRYSGILPDLFVENSGVVAEGSLGADGVFEATNLLAKHDENYVPRELEGLEGHSDNPDYSATVTGAE, encoded by the coding sequence ATGAAAGCAAAGCACCAACGCATGACGCTCGTCATTCTGGCGCTGATCGCGATTGTCGCGGCAGGGCTGATCGCGGCATGGGCTTTGCGCAATCAGGCGAATTATTTCTACCTGCCCGAACAGATGGCGGCAGAGCCTCCAGCAGTCGGCCAGGCCGTTCGTTTGGGCGGCATGGTGCAGGCTGGGTCAATCGAAACGCAGCCTGACGGGATCACGGTCAAATTTGTCGTCACCGGCAATGAGGATAGCAGCATCCCGGTGCGTTACAGCGGCATCCTGCCTGATCTCTTCGTAGAAAACTCGGGTGTCGTGGCCGAGGGTAGCCTTGGCGCGGACGGCGTGTTCGAGGCGACCAATCTGCTGGCCAAGCATGACGAGAATTACGTGCCCCGCGAGCTTGAGGGGTTGGAGGGGCACTCCGACAATCCCGACTATTCCGCAACCGTAACCGGTGCAGAGTAG
- a CDS encoding heme lyase CcmF/NrfE family subunit, with the protein MIAELGLAALWLSAALAVLQMVSGACGMGRENSGATKYALGTGELHSIAASLRLSDAQLQRLGIYARPAAVVQAFLAVLAFCLLLYAFAVTDLSIKLVATNSHSAKPLIYKLTGTWGNHEGSMLLWVAVLALSGGLLAGMERRLPEKTMSATLGVQGFVALGFYAFLLISSNPFERMPQIPLEGGGLNPLLQDIGLAIHPPTLYIGYVGLSVAFSLAMGALITRQVNPDFAKVLRPWVLAAWVFLTFGITAGSYWAYYELGWGGWWFWDPVENASLMPWLAATALLHSVSVLAARDALRTWTIMLGVLAFSMSMLGTFLVRSGVLTSVHAFAVDPERGSFILVLLGLYIGGALAIFAMRAGSIAEGKRFSVTSREGALVFNNVMLSAILAIVLLGTLYPLLTEAFDVRVSVGPPYFNPAGAIFAIPMFVVMAIGPLLRWKQDKPARIQLELLILASIVIAAIALIAILGDYAVLPVLGLALALALGMAAFLPLRGRNLRRVPTATWGMVCAHFGVAVALFGMASESAFTSERLAAVAPGDTVEVSDWTIQLQSIDPVAGPNWTAMEARLSATRGDGEPTILTPQARNFWSPPQPTSESALITQWDGQLYAVIGDSAGVDASGNERWQLRVWWKPFVPFIWYGGLLIALGGVLSIVGRVTVDLKRRRATVRGDSRREELDALEAQDDAKPEPAE; encoded by the coding sequence ATGATTGCCGAACTCGGACTTGCAGCCCTGTGGCTCTCCGCTGCTTTGGCAGTGTTGCAGATGGTTTCCGGCGCGTGCGGAATGGGCCGTGAGAATAGCGGTGCAACCAAATATGCTCTCGGCACAGGCGAACTCCACAGCATCGCAGCGTCGCTGAGACTGTCAGATGCGCAACTGCAGCGCCTTGGGATCTACGCCCGTCCGGCAGCCGTGGTTCAGGCCTTCCTAGCCGTTCTGGCCTTCTGCCTGCTGCTCTACGCCTTTGCCGTGACTGACCTGTCGATCAAGCTGGTCGCGACCAATTCGCATTCGGCCAAGCCGCTTATCTACAAGCTCACCGGCACATGGGGGAACCACGAAGGCTCTATGCTGCTCTGGGTAGCGGTCTTGGCGTTGTCGGGGGGCTTGCTTGCGGGCATGGAGCGGCGGCTGCCCGAAAAGACCATGAGCGCAACCTTGGGCGTGCAAGGCTTTGTCGCGCTCGGCTTTTATGCCTTCCTGTTGATCTCCTCCAACCCGTTTGAGCGCATGCCCCAAATCCCGCTCGAAGGGGGCGGGCTGAACCCGCTGCTTCAGGATATCGGCCTCGCGATCCATCCGCCCACGCTCTATATCGGCTATGTCGGCCTGTCGGTCGCATTCAGCCTCGCGATGGGCGCGCTGATTACGCGGCAGGTGAACCCCGACTTTGCCAAGGTCTTGCGCCCATGGGTGCTGGCCGCATGGGTGTTCCTCACATTCGGGATCACGGCTGGGTCATACTGGGCCTATTACGAACTCGGCTGGGGCGGCTGGTGGTTCTGGGATCCGGTCGAGAACGCCTCGCTTATGCCGTGGCTCGCCGCAACCGCACTGCTCCATTCGGTGAGCGTGCTCGCCGCGCGCGACGCTTTGCGGACATGGACGATCATGCTTGGCGTGCTCGCCTTCTCGATGTCGATGCTGGGGACGTTCCTCGTGCGCTCCGGCGTCCTCACCAGCGTCCACGCCTTTGCCGTCGATCCGGAGCGGGGCAGCTTCATCCTCGTGCTGCTCGGCCTCTATATTGGCGGGGCGCTGGCGATCTTCGCCATGCGGGCGGGCAGTATTGCAGAAGGCAAGCGGTTCAGCGTGACCAGCCGCGAGGGCGCGCTGGTGTTCAACAATGTGATGCTCTCCGCGATCCTTGCGATTGTTCTGCTGGGAACGCTCTATCCGCTGCTGACCGAAGCGTTCGATGTGCGCGTCAGCGTTGGTCCGCCCTATTTCAATCCGGCAGGCGCGATCTTTGCGATCCCGATGTTTGTGGTGATGGCCATCGGCCCGCTGCTGCGGTGGAAGCAGGACAAGCCAGCGCGCATCCAGCTTGAACTGTTGATTCTTGCCTCGATTGTGATTGCGGCCATCGCCCTGATCGCGATCCTTGGCGATTATGCGGTGCTGCCGGTGCTTGGTCTGGCGCTTGCTCTGGCTTTGGGAATGGCGGCATTCCTGCCCTTGCGCGGCCGCAATCTGCGCCGTGTGCCGACCGCGACATGGGGCATGGTCTGCGCGCATTTCGGGGTAGCGGTGGCGCTGTTCGGCATGGCGAGCGAAAGCGCTTTCACCTCCGAACGGCTTGCTGCTGTCGCTCCGGGTGACACGGTCGAAGTGTCCGATTGGACTATCCAGCTTCAAAGCATTGACCCGGTCGCAGGCCCCAACTGGACCGCAATGGAAGCTCGGCTGTCCGCCACGCGCGGCGATGGCGAGCCGACTATCCTCACGCCGCAGGCCCGCAATTTCTGGTCCCCGCCGCAGCCGACATCGGAGAGCGCGCTCATCACCCAGTGGGATGGGCAGCTTTACGCGGTGATCGGCGATTCCGCCGGCGTCGATGCGAGCGGCAATGAACGCTGGCAGCTACGCGTCTGGTGGAAGCCGTTTGTGCCCTTCATCTGGTATGGCGGATTGCTGATTGCGCTGGGCGGCGTCCTGTCGATTGTGGGCCGCGTCACCGTCGACCTCAAACGCCGCAGAGCCACCGTGCGCGGTGATAGCCGCCGCGAAGAGCTGGACGCGCTCGAGGCGCAAGATGATGCAAAACCGGAGCCTGCCGAATAA
- a CDS encoding DsbE family thiol:disulfide interchange protein, with translation MRALYFIPLGLFLFFAGLAAYMLVEGRDQTIPSQMIAEPLPDFALEPALEGMPGVASTDFIGGEPRLLNIWASWCLPCIAEAPHLERLKEEGVEIVGIAVRDRPEAVADFLSRYGNPYTRIGSDNISSLMIEIGASGVPETYVIDAAGNIRYQHIGDVRAETVPLLLEQLELAR, from the coding sequence ATGCGCGCCCTCTATTTCATCCCGCTTGGCCTGTTCCTGTTTTTCGCAGGTTTGGCCGCCTACATGCTGGTCGAAGGCCGCGATCAGACGATCCCGTCGCAGATGATCGCCGAGCCGCTGCCCGACTTCGCTCTGGAACCAGCGCTGGAGGGAATGCCGGGGGTCGCCTCTACGGACTTTATCGGCGGTGAGCCGCGCCTGCTCAACATCTGGGCGAGTTGGTGTCTCCCTTGTATCGCCGAGGCTCCGCATCTCGAACGGCTGAAAGAAGAGGGCGTCGAGATTGTCGGCATCGCCGTGCGCGACCGGCCCGAAGCGGTGGCGGATTTCCTCAGCCGCTATGGCAATCCCTATACGCGGATCGGATCGGACAATATCTCTTCGCTGATGATCGAGATCGGCGCGTCGGGCGTGCCGGAAACCTATGTGATCGATGCGGCGGGCAATATCCGTTACCAGCATATCGGCGATGTGCGGGCTGAGACTGTGCCGCTGCTGCTTGAGCAATTGGAGCTGGCGCGATGA
- a CDS encoding cytochrome c-type biogenesis protein, with amino-acid sequence MMRLVVAILALFAVPVLAQSSMPPAPYAYTQLEDPALEAQAAELMGTLRCLKCQSQSINDSDAPMAGDMRHQVRSRLLAGESPDEIRSWLTARYGDYVSYEPQVSSTTWPLFAIPALLLIVVALILLRRLGKRRSDGEVAE; translated from the coding sequence ATGATGCGCTTGGTTGTCGCCATTCTCGCGCTGTTTGCGGTTCCGGTACTGGCGCAATCCTCCATGCCGCCTGCTCCCTACGCCTACACCCAGCTCGAAGACCCCGCGCTCGAAGCGCAGGCGGCCGAGCTAATGGGCACCTTGCGCTGCCTCAAATGCCAGTCGCAGAGCATCAATGACAGCGACGCGCCGATGGCGGGCGATATGCGCCATCAGGTCCGCTCGCGGCTGCTGGCAGGCGAGAGTCCGGACGAGATCCGCAGCTGGCTGACCGCGCGTTACGGCGATTATGTGAGTTACGAGCCGCAGGTTTCCTCGACCACATGGCCGCTTTTTGCGATCCCTGCCTTGCTGCTGATCGTGGTGGCGCTGATCCTGCTCCGGCGGCTGGGCAAGCGGCGCTCCGACGGGGAGGTGGCGGAGTAA
- a CDS encoding tetratricopeptide repeat protein produces MGGWLAILSLTLVSFAIAAFTLRLPREGFAVFGAVLLFGLVGYAWQGHPDQPGAPKEPDLSTDQESGEGMVTARRQLFDETRAKPDYLVLSDGFARRGKFSDAAGLLRQGLNDNPDHLEGWLALGMALTGHADGVVTPAAFYAYGKARELDPANPGADFFLGISFQQTGQFRAARDTWARLLANSPEDAPWRPEIEARVERLDQMIANAPMLQ; encoded by the coding sequence ATGGGCGGCTGGCTCGCAATCCTGTCGCTCACACTGGTGAGTTTCGCCATAGCGGCCTTCACATTGCGCCTGCCGCGTGAAGGCTTCGCGGTGTTCGGCGCGGTGCTGCTGTTCGGCCTTGTTGGCTATGCATGGCAGGGCCATCCGGATCAGCCGGGCGCTCCAAAAGAGCCGGACCTTTCAACAGATCAGGAATCGGGCGAGGGGATGGTGACGGCGCGCCGCCAGCTCTTCGACGAAACCCGCGCAAAGCCCGATTACCTTGTCCTGTCGGACGGCTTTGCAAGGCGCGGCAAGTTCAGCGATGCAGCGGGGCTGCTGCGACAGGGCCTCAACGACAATCCCGACCATCTCGAAGGCTGGCTGGCGCTCGGAATGGCTCTGACCGGCCATGCGGACGGGGTCGTCACTCCAGCGGCTTTCTATGCCTATGGTAAGGCACGCGAGTTGGATCCGGCCAATCCGGGGGCGGACTTCTTCCTCGGGATTTCCTTCCAGCAGACCGGCCAGTTCCGCGCGGCGCGCGACACATGGGCGCGGTTGCTCGCGAACTCACCCGAGGACGCTCCGTGGCGACCAGAGATCGAGGCGCGTGTCGAACGGCTCGACCAGATGATCGCCAACGCGCCGATGTTGCAATAG
- a CDS encoding potassium transporter Kup: MSDTAASPSTPAHQPPTDGKSHSASKTALAVGAIGVVFGDIGTSPLYAFRETFVGRGEVQLDPAHVLGVISLIFWSMTLVVAIQYVTILMRADNKGQGGSLALVALISRSLSKSKYGWIAVLLGVFATSLFYGDSMITPAISVLSAVEGLTVVDPGLQQYVIPIALGLLVFLFVIQKRGTAKVGALFAPVMIVYFSVIATLGAWQIFQTPDILWALSPHHAVNFFILDGWFAFLALGTVVLAVTGSEALYSDMGHFGRGPMRLSWFGFVMPCLLLNYFGQGAMVIGLPPEQAAEAIQNPFFFLASEEWRLPLVFLATIATFIASQAVISGAFSITQQAIQMGYIPRLNIRHTSETEGGQIYIPAVNWALMIAVIILVLTFQNSSNLANAYGIAVTGAVTIDTLLMAVLLIGVWKWKWWYAAPVVLLFLIVDGAYFAANLTKVPEGGWFPLAVGFVAFLMLTTWARGRKLMRDRMSEHALPMKIFAKSAKNSALRVPGTAIFMASSTAGVPSALLHNIKHNKVLHERVVILTVDIADVPYVDPTKRCEYTDMGDGFYRAVLHYGFMEETDVPTGLKQMEQCGGEFDMMHTSFFLSRQTLLASENPGMPIWREKIFAWMLRNSASAMDFFNLPTNRVVELGSQVEI; this comes from the coding sequence ATGAGCGACACCGCCGCATCACCTTCAACTCCGGCACACCAGCCGCCGACTGACGGCAAGAGCCACAGCGCGTCCAAGACCGCGCTGGCAGTCGGCGCGATCGGTGTTGTCTTCGGCGATATCGGCACCAGCCCGCTCTACGCGTTTCGTGAGACCTTCGTCGGGCGCGGCGAGGTTCAGCTTGATCCTGCGCATGTACTTGGTGTTATCAGCCTTATCTTCTGGTCGATGACTCTGGTTGTCGCCATCCAGTATGTCACGATCCTGATGCGCGCCGACAATAAGGGGCAGGGCGGCAGCCTCGCGCTGGTCGCGCTGATCAGCCGCAGCCTTTCCAAGTCGAAATATGGCTGGATCGCAGTGCTGCTGGGCGTGTTTGCAACGTCGCTATTCTACGGCGACTCCATGATTACGCCGGCAATTTCGGTGCTTTCGGCGGTCGAAGGGCTGACCGTGGTCGACCCCGGATTACAGCAATATGTGATCCCCATCGCGCTCGGCCTGCTGGTGTTCCTGTTCGTCATCCAGAAACGCGGCACGGCCAAGGTTGGCGCACTGTTTGCGCCGGTGATGATCGTCTATTTCAGCGTCATTGCGACATTGGGCGCTTGGCAGATATTCCAGACGCCTGATATCCTGTGGGCGCTATCCCCGCATCACGCGGTCAATTTCTTCATCCTCGACGGCTGGTTCGCCTTCCTCGCGCTGGGGACTGTGGTGCTGGCGGTGACAGGCTCCGAAGCGCTCTATTCCGACATGGGGCATTTCGGGCGCGGGCCGATGCGTTTGAGCTGGTTCGGCTTTGTCATGCCGTGCCTGCTGCTCAACTATTTCGGGCAAGGCGCGATGGTCATCGGCCTTCCGCCAGAGCAAGCCGCCGAAGCGATCCAGAACCCGTTCTTCTTCCTCGCGTCGGAAGAATGGCGCCTGCCGCTGGTGTTCCTCGCCACTATTGCCACATTTATCGCCAGCCAGGCGGTGATTTCGGGAGCCTTCTCGATAACCCAGCAGGCGATCCAGATGGGCTATATTCCGCGCCTCAACATCCGTCACACTTCAGAGACAGAAGGCGGTCAGATCTACATTCCTGCGGTCAACTGGGCGCTGATGATTGCGGTCATCATTCTGGTGCTTACCTTCCAGAACTCCTCCAACCTCGCCAATGCATACGGCATTGCGGTGACGGGTGCGGTCACGATTGACACGCTGCTGATGGCGGTGCTGCTGATCGGCGTGTGGAAGTGGAAGTGGTGGTATGCCGCGCCGGTCGTGCTGCTGTTCCTCATTGTCGACGGTGCCTATTTCGCGGCCAACCTGACCAAGGTTCCTGAAGGCGGCTGGTTCCCGCTCGCAGTCGGCTTCGTCGCATTCCTGATGCTCACCACCTGGGCGCGCGGGCGCAAGCTGATGCGCGACCGGATGAGCGAGCACGCGCTGCCGATGAAGATTTTCGCCAAGTCGGCCAAGAATTCCGCTCTGCGCGTGCCGGGAACGGCGATCTTTATGGCAAGCTCTACCGCCGGAGTTCCGTCAGCGCTGCTGCATAATATCAAGCACAACAAGGTGCTGCATGAGCGCGTGGTGATCCTCACCGTCGACATTGCCGACGTGCCCTATGTCGATCCGACCAAGCGCTGCGAATACACCGATATGGGCGACGGCTTTTATCGCGCGGTGCTGCATTACGGCTTTATGGAAGAGACCGACGTGCCCACTGGCCTCAAGCAGATGGAACAGTGCGGCGGCGAGTTCGACATGATGCACACCAGCTTCTTCCTCTCGCGGCAGACTTTGCTGGCGAGCGAGAATCCTGGAATGCCGATCTGGCGCGAGAAGATCTTCGCATGGATGCTGAGGAATTCAGCCAGCGCGATGGACTTCTTCAACCTGCCAACCAACCGGGTGGTCGAACTGGGCAGTCAGGTCGAGATTTAG
- a CDS encoding TIR domain-containing protein produces the protein MAEDTPPQLFVSHHSSKYDIAQQVEALLSERGIRCWIAPRDVPPGAPFDSAIGQAINECAAVLLLFCSNSDKSRHVKRELILGDSAGRPIIPLRLEAIDPGELAYHLADSQWIDWIDRREAVMDRVAAQVRLYAGAPAELADDVATLGNGLSESVAAPESTERKWLIPALIGALVLALGLAGYFALRGGTDEPSNAEILADSIAAENAASDTLEDDPASETGEEAEPRPTPSPTSRPSGPTDLVLQATPVPQPTPTVAPTRAPSQVIVAPATQQPLRRVVQACAGAATDTEYLICAHPELDARARRMGELLSQLRTEVQDNGRSLSSFNSGQREWFNSVKAECSSYSCVESRQIERIAELERLLSRFQ, from the coding sequence ATGGCCGAAGACACACCACCGCAACTCTTCGTCAGCCACCACTCAAGCAAATACGACATTGCGCAGCAGGTCGAGGCCTTGCTGTCCGAGCGCGGCATTCGCTGCTGGATTGCCCCGCGCGATGTGCCGCCGGGCGCTCCGTTTGACAGCGCAATCGGGCAAGCGATCAACGAATGCGCGGCGGTGCTGCTGCTGTTCTGCTCAAACTCGGACAAAAGCCGCCATGTGAAGCGCGAGCTGATCCTGGGGGACAGTGCGGGCCGCCCGATCATACCCCTGCGGCTAGAGGCGATCGACCCGGGCGAGCTGGCCTATCATCTGGCGGATTCGCAATGGATCGATTGGATCGACCGGCGCGAGGCGGTGATGGACCGTGTGGCGGCGCAGGTGCGGCTCTATGCCGGTGCGCCGGCCGAACTGGCCGATGATGTTGCGACACTTGGCAACGGGCTGAGCGAGAGTGTTGCGGCCCCTGAGAGCACCGAGCGCAAATGGCTGATACCCGCTCTGATCGGAGCGCTGGTGTTGGCGCTGGGACTTGCCGGGTATTTTGCCCTGCGCGGGGGCACTGATGAGCCGAGCAATGCAGAAATCCTCGCCGACTCCATTGCCGCAGAGAACGCGGCTTCAGATACGCTCGAGGACGATCCTGCCTCCGAAACCGGCGAAGAGGCGGAGCCTAGGCCAACGCCCTCCCCCACCTCACGACCGTCAGGGCCGACCGATCTGGTTCTTCAAGCGACACCCGTGCCGCAACCCACGCCGACCGTCGCCCCAACCCGCGCTCCGTCGCAAGTGATCGTTGCCCCCGCCACTCAGCAACCGCTTCGCCGTGTGGTTCAGGCCTGTGCTGGCGCTGCGACGGACACCGAATACCTAATCTGCGCTCACCCCGAACTGGACGCGCGCGCGCGCCGCATGGGTGAGCTGCTCAGCCAGTTGAGGACAGAGGTGCAGGACAATGGCCGCAGCCTCAGCTCGTTCAATTCAGGGCAACGCGAATGGTTCAATTCGGTCAAGGCCGAATGCAGTTCCTACAGCTGTGTCGAGAGCCGCCAGATCGAACGGATTGCCGAGCTGGAAAGGCTGCTTTCGCGGTTCCAGTGA
- a CDS encoding TerB family tellurite resistance protein, whose product MNSNTLIGALFFFGGLFVTFATYSAAEGGGNYVLAWGAILFGGIQMVMGLAQGSDEGEAQQLTPQQVEAAGTSVILRSMISMAAADGKLDEEEVGMIRVVSRSVFGSELGEDTIRDMSAKMISGRGDISQELASVADIVSWEDADLAVTGMAMVAMADGNMDEAETARLEDYAGALGVDQERFDRALEKARVAVAQIFAPKAEGEAQAPAADAAPQPG is encoded by the coding sequence ATGAATTCGAACACCTTGATCGGCGCGCTTTTCTTCTTTGGCGGGCTGTTCGTCACCTTTGCGACCTATTCGGCGGCTGAAGGGGGCGGCAACTATGTGCTCGCGTGGGGCGCGATCCTGTTTGGCGGCATCCAGATGGTTATGGGGCTGGCACAGGGCAGCGATGAAGGCGAGGCGCAGCAACTGACACCGCAACAGGTCGAGGCTGCGGGAACCTCGGTGATCCTGCGCAGCATGATCTCGATGGCCGCAGCAGACGGGAAACTGGACGAGGAAGAGGTCGGCATGATCCGTGTCGTCAGCCGCTCTGTCTTTGGCAGCGAGCTGGGCGAAGACACGATCCGCGATATGAGCGCAAAGATGATTTCCGGGCGCGGTGATATCTCTCAGGAACTGGCCTCGGTCGCAGATATCGTAAGTTGGGAAGACGCCGATCTGGCGGTGACGGGCATGGCGATGGTGGCAATGGCCGACGGGAATATGGACGAGGCCGAAACCGCACGGCTGGAAGATTACGCCGGCGCGCTTGGCGTGGATCAGGAGCGCTTTGACAGGGCTCTTGAAAAAGCGCGCGTGGCGGTGGCGCAGATCTTTGCTCCGAAAGCCGAGGGCGAAGCCCAAGCGCCTGCGGCAGACGCTGCTCCGCAGCCAGGATGA